A window from Bosea sp. ANAM02 encodes these proteins:
- a CDS encoding DUF3772 domain-containing protein: protein MAARRTRASFSSLRDFLAACLLLVAMAIAGPGFAQTGPEPGSLRARLDIVRAELAQIETTLAAPDPSDAELLRQRLRLQPSLDQLRAIIEEQAPRVEQAKLRVDQLGPKPEASAPAESAEIVRDREARAKAFADADETLKLARASLLQAEQLQTNIGDKRRDIFARELFAAGPSLLNPDVWSNAVATAPEDLRASGYIFGGWLAGVGDAFSGTRGTVVAVALMGAILLYLARARYLPRFKARFGNTQDAGSLHCLYIALAHIIAGAAPPVLASWLIYKALNTTGLLPLRIQPVIWAVVAGLAFFAFVQALADALFAPSSPQRRLVKVMDTTARSVVWIASSLAAVMSVGKVFEAWLQAIAAGLAISIIVKAFFAILFALALIAGLYQIRDDDEVEQEACLGPYVPVDGASLGPVRILGWIIGFAIITATLSGYVVFAAFLAEQTLWVGIVACLFLLVFQFIDLGIPRLFGGKGRFALTLKAGMGLRAATLDKISVIGVGVLKLLLIAVTVLLVLAPWGLESSDFLVSLRAAFFGFQVGGVTISLSTIVVGAIVFAMGIGATRAMQRWLENQFLPTTALDPGLRNSITTAAGYIGYIAAAAITVSAVGLSLERLTLVASALSVGIGFGLQSVVSNFVSGLILLWERPIRVGDQVLVGDIEGIVKRINVRSTEIATFDRATVIVPNSNLISGVVRNRVRNDRTGRVLIALTVPRSLDAGEVRAMLSEVASNHGDVMQKPPPAVMFKKLGTTTMDFELVCVVADVEITGRVNSDLNFAIHKRMAEMEPAAAVPELMVRGLEGVEHSLGSIAEAVGQRDGARSRPKREASKPASAGTARRARKPIAVQEPEEAEAEAGKPAPPSAPEPAKDDSKE, encoded by the coding sequence ATGGCAGCGCGCAGGACGCGAGCGTCGTTTTCGAGCCTGCGGGACTTCCTGGCGGCTTGCCTGCTCCTCGTCGCCATGGCCATCGCCGGTCCTGGCTTCGCCCAGACTGGGCCGGAGCCGGGCAGCCTGCGTGCCCGGCTGGACATTGTCCGTGCCGAACTCGCCCAGATCGAGACGACGCTGGCCGCGCCCGATCCCAGCGATGCCGAGCTGTTGCGCCAGCGCCTGCGGTTGCAACCTTCGCTCGACCAGCTTAGGGCGATCATCGAGGAGCAGGCGCCGCGGGTCGAACAGGCCAAGCTCCGGGTCGATCAGCTCGGCCCGAAGCCCGAGGCCAGCGCGCCGGCCGAGAGCGCCGAGATCGTGCGCGACCGCGAGGCGCGGGCCAAGGCCTTCGCCGATGCCGACGAGACGCTGAAGCTCGCCCGTGCCTCGCTGCTCCAGGCCGAGCAACTGCAGACCAATATCGGAGACAAGCGCCGGGATATCTTCGCCAGGGAGCTGTTCGCCGCCGGACCTTCCCTGTTGAATCCGGATGTCTGGTCCAATGCGGTCGCGACGGCCCCGGAGGACCTGCGCGCCTCCGGCTATATTTTCGGGGGGTGGCTGGCAGGCGTCGGCGATGCCTTTTCCGGCACGCGCGGCACCGTCGTCGCCGTCGCTCTCATGGGCGCGATCCTGCTTTATCTCGCGCGGGCGCGCTATCTGCCGCGCTTCAAGGCGCGCTTCGGCAATACGCAGGACGCCGGCAGCCTGCACTGTCTCTATATCGCGCTCGCGCATATCATCGCCGGCGCGGCGCCGCCGGTGCTGGCGAGCTGGCTGATCTACAAGGCGTTGAACACGACCGGCCTGCTGCCGCTGCGCATCCAGCCGGTGATCTGGGCCGTGGTCGCAGGTCTCGCCTTCTTCGCCTTCGTGCAGGCGCTGGCCGATGCGCTGTTCGCGCCGTCGAGCCCGCAGCGGCGCCTCGTCAAGGTGATGGACACGACGGCGCGCAGCGTCGTCTGGATCGCGAGTTCGCTCGCGGCGGTGATGTCCGTCGGCAAGGTGTTCGAGGCCTGGCTGCAGGCCATCGCCGCCGGCCTCGCCATCTCGATCATCGTCAAGGCGTTTTTCGCCATCCTGTTCGCGCTCGCCCTGATCGCGGGGCTCTACCAGATCCGCGACGACGACGAGGTCGAGCAGGAGGCCTGCCTCGGCCCCTATGTGCCCGTGGACGGCGCGAGCCTCGGGCCGGTGCGCATCCTCGGCTGGATCATCGGCTTCGCCATCATCACGGCGACGCTGAGTGGCTATGTCGTCTTCGCCGCCTTTCTGGCCGAACAGACGCTCTGGGTCGGCATCGTCGCCTGCCTGTTCCTGCTGGTCTTCCAGTTCATCGATCTCGGCATTCCCCGGCTGTTCGGCGGCAAGGGCCGCTTCGCGCTGACGCTGAAGGCCGGCATGGGCCTGCGTGCGGCCACCCTCGACAAGATCTCGGTGATCGGCGTCGGCGTGCTGAAGCTCCTGCTGATCGCGGTGACGGTGCTGCTGGTGCTGGCTCCCTGGGGGCTGGAATCGAGCGACTTCCTGGTCTCGCTTCGGGCCGCCTTCTTCGGCTTCCAGGTCGGCGGCGTCACGATCTCGCTCTCGACCATCGTCGTCGGCGCGATCGTTTTCGCAATGGGCATCGGCGCGACCCGCGCGATGCAGCGCTGGCTCGAAAACCAGTTCCTGCCGACGACGGCGCTCGATCCGGGCCTGCGCAACTCGATCACCACGGCGGCCGGCTATATCGGCTATATCGCCGCGGCGGCGATCACGGTCTCGGCGGTGGGCCTCAGCCTGGAGCGCCTGACGCTGGTGGCCTCGGCCCTCTCGGTCGGTATCGGCTTCGGCCTGCAATCGGTGGTGTCGAATTTCGTCTCGGGCCTGATCCTGCTCTGGGAGCGGCCGATCCGGGTCGGCGACCAAGTGCTGGTCGGCGACATCGAGGGCATCGTCAAGCGCATCAATGTCCGCTCGACGGAGATCGCGACCTTCGACCGGGCGACCGTCATCGTCCCGAACTCGAACCTGATCTCCGGCGTGGTGCGCAACCGTGTCCGCAACGACCGGACCGGGCGCGTGCTGATCGCGCTGACCGTGCCGCGCTCGCTCGATGCCGGCGAGGTACGGGCAATGCTGTCCGAGGTCGCCTCGAACCATGGCGACGTCATGCAGAAGCCGCCGCCGGCCGTGATGTTCAAGAAGCTCGGCACCACGACCATGGATTTCGAGCTGGTCTGCGTGGTCGCCGATGTCGAGATCACCGGCCGGGTCAACAGCGATTTGAACTTCGCGATCCACAAGCGCATGGCCGAGATGGAGCCGGCCGCGGCCGTGCCCGAGCTGATGGTGCGCGGTCTCGAGGGCGTCGAGCATTCGCTCGGCAGCATCGCCGAGGCGGTGGGACAGCGAGACGGCGCGCGCAGCCGCCCGAAGCGGGAGGCATCGAAGCCGGCTTCTGCCGGCACGGCCCGTCGGGCGCGCAAGCCGATTGCGGTGCAGGAGCCCGAGGAGGCGGAAGCGGAAGCTGGCAAGCCCGCTCCCCCTTCGGCGCCCGAGCCGGCCAAGGATGACAGCAAGGAATGA
- a CDS encoding CAP domain-containing protein, whose translation MPSIFRRVAASRAMTCPAALAGALAVLGVAGCAEPPRQSQPAFYRDLGSASAQVDTEQARAMISAYRLNAGLGTLVLDPALVEAARREAAAMASSDKPAQADAVKARLAREGQPGAEANLSAGYRRLAEAFSGWRDSPQHDRVMKDAKAKRMGIATAYAPGSKYQVYWALIVAP comes from the coding sequence ATGCCCAGCATTTTCCGCCGCGTCGCGGCTTCGCGCGCGATGACCTGCCCGGCAGCGCTTGCCGGCGCGCTTGCCGTTCTCGGCGTTGCCGGCTGTGCCGAGCCGCCACGCCAAAGCCAGCCGGCCTTTTACCGCGATCTCGGCTCGGCCTCGGCGCAGGTCGATACCGAGCAGGCGCGGGCGATGATCTCGGCCTATCGCCTCAATGCCGGGCTCGGCACCCTCGTGCTCGACCCCGCGCTGGTCGAGGCTGCCCGGCGCGAAGCGGCCGCCATGGCCAGCTCAGACAAGCCGGCCCAGGCCGATGCGGTCAAGGCACGTCTCGCCCGCGAGGGGCAGCCGGGCGCCGAGGCCAATCTCTCGGCCGGCTATCGCCGCCTGGCCGAGGCCTTCTCGGGCTGGCGGGATTCGCCGCAGCACGACCGCGTCATGAAGGATGCGAAGGCGAAGCGGATGGGCATCGCCACGGCCTATGCG